The window AAGGAGGCAGAAGAGAAGTTTAAAAAAATTAATGAAGCTTATAACGTGTTAAAAGACCCAGAAAAACGAAAAGCATATGATCAATTCGGAAATCAATGGGAGAGTGGTGGCGGTTATTATTCCCAAGATACAAGTGGTTGGACTGGAGACGAGGATATATTACGTTCCGTTTTTGATTCCATATTTAGAGCCAATAGTTTCGGTGGTGAAGGCGGCGGTAGAACGTCATTTAGTGGTTTTGGAAATTTAGGAGGCTTTACATCTCGAGGAGGCTTTACCAGCAGAAGCCAAACCATGAAAGGCGGCAATGTAGAAGCAGAATTGGATATATCCATCGCTGACAGCTATTATGGTGCAACCAAGAAAATTACTATTAGTGATGAAACAGGTCATCGGAAGCAATTAGATGTCACCATACCAAAAGGTATTGTTGAAGGACAGAAAATACGCTTAAAAGGTCAAGGTGGCAGCGGTTATAATGGTGGTCCTAGTGGGGATA is drawn from Vallitalea pronyensis and contains these coding sequences:
- a CDS encoding DnaJ C-terminal domain-containing protein is translated as MQSQVEDYYKVLGISKEATDKDIQKAFRKLAHKYHPDSNKSKEAEEKFKKINEAYNVLKDPEKRKAYDQFGNQWESGGGYYSQDTSGWTGDEDILRSVFDSIFRANSFGGEGGGRTSFSGFGNLGGFTSRGGFTSRSQTMKGGNVEAELDISIADSYYGATKKITISDETGHRKQLDVTIPKGIVEGQKIRLKGQGGSGYNGGPSGDMLIQVHIVNDAQYSLNGQDIYKDLEIMPWDAALGAEMEVQTLDKTFKLSIPKGTGSGKKFRLKAKGLKNRKKTGDFYFITKVMVPEKLSKEEIQLIKKWKDMHQS